A genomic window from bacterium includes:
- a CDS encoding nucleotidyltransferase family protein has protein sequence MTKEEIKRIIMEHKEILEKYRVKSIALFGSYAKNEQREDSDIDLLVEFEKDTYDNFIHLIFSLEELFNKKVQVLTEGDLSPHIRPYVLRGVERIEE, from the coding sequence ATGACAAAAGAAGAAATAAAGAGAATTATCATGGAACATAAAGAAATTCTTGAGAAATACAGAGTAAAATCCATTGCACTATTTGGCTCTTATGCAAAAAATGAACAAAGGGAGGATAGTGATATAGACCTTCTTGTTGAGTTTGAAAAAGACACTTATGATAATTTTATCCACTTAATCTTCTCTTTGGAGGAGCTTTTTAATAAAAAGGTGCAGGTTTTAACTGAAGGGGATTTAAGCCCTCACATTAGACCATATGTATTAAGAGGGGTAGAGAGGATTGAAGAATAA
- a CDS encoding amidohydrolase gives MNILIKDILLLDGKKKDIYIEGNLIKKIEGNLNLQADKTIDGKHKLAIPSFINSHTHAAMTLLRGYADDMPLLQWLSTKIWPIEAKMREEDVYWGAKLACLEMIRNGITTFNDMYWHFHGTAKAAEEMGMRGIISAVFIDLFDKDKAKEQISLNERLFKEAKFYSNRITFALGPHAIYTVSEESLRWAANFSKENNVFIHIHLCETEEEIKGCMEKHNLRPVEYLEKIGFLSERVIACHCVWLSEREINILKEHNIKCVFNPISNMKLSVGEVFPYTKLKNTGILCLLGTDGASSNNSLNMFEAMKIASLLLKFSSHDPTSLKAEEAFALSTKNVFVDTGISEGKLADITIISLERPEFTPGYNLISDIVYSANPSCVDTVICNGKVLMENKKIEGEKEIIEKAKEVAFDLIGR, from the coding sequence ATGAATATCCTAATTAAGGACATTTTGCTCTTGGATGGCAAGAAAAAAGATATCTATATAGAGGGAAATCTTATCAAAAAAATAGAGGGAAATCTTAACCTACAAGCAGATAAAACAATAGATGGAAAACATAAACTTGCCATCCCCTCTTTTATCAATTCCCATACCCATGCGGCGATGACTTTGCTGCGGGGATATGCCGATGATATGCCCCTCCTGCAATGGCTTTCTACAAAGATATGGCCAATTGAGGCAAAAATGAGAGAGGAAGATGTCTATTGGGGTGCAAAGCTTGCTTGCCTTGAGATGATAAGGAATGGGATTACCACATTTAACGATATGTATTGGCATTTTCATGGAACAGCCAAAGCAGCAGAAGAGATGGGTATGCGTGGAATTATCTCTGCTGTATTTATAGACCTATTTGATAAAGATAAAGCAAAAGAGCAAATTTCTCTTAATGAAAGGCTTTTTAAGGAGGCTAAATTCTATTCCAATAGGATAACCTTTGCCCTTGGGCCACATGCAATTTATACGGTATCAGAGGAATCTTTAAGATGGGCGGCTAATTTTTCAAAAGAAAACAATGTTTTTATCCACATTCACCTTTGTGAAACAGAGGAAGAAATTAAGGGTTGTATGGAAAAGCATAATCTTCGTCCGGTAGAATACCTTGAGAAAATTGGCTTTCTTTCCGAAAGGGTTATCGCTTGCCATTGTGTTTGGCTTTCTGAGAGAGAGATTAATATTTTAAAAGAGCATAATATAAAATGTGTATTTAATCCCATATCCAATATGAAGCTTTCGGTTGGGGAGGTTTTTCCTTATACCAAGCTAAAAAATACAGGAATCCTTTGTCTGCTTGGCACAGACGGTGCCTCATCAAACAATAGCTTGAATATGTTTGAGGCGATGAAAATAGCCTCTTTGCTTTTAAAATTTTCCTCCCATGACCCAACCAGCCTTAAGGCAGAAGAGGCATTTGCCTTAAGCACAAAGAATGTTTTTGTAGATACAGGGATCTCTGAAGGAAAACTTGCTGATATTACTATTATTTCTCTTGAAAGACCAGAATTTACCCCAGGATATAACCTTATTTCAGACATTGTCTATTCGGCAAATCCATCCTGTGTGGATACGGTTATCTGCAATGGAAAGGTCTTAATGGAAAACAAAAAAATAGAGGGTGAGAAAGAAATCATAGAAAAAGCAAAGGAGGTAGCATTTGATTTAATAGGAAGATGA